Part of the Labilibaculum antarcticum genome, TTCGATTTTTGATAATTAAGAGGAAGCTTTCGCAGAAGAAAGTCTATTGTTTTATCTTTTGAAGAAAAAGACTTGTCTATACTTACCGTATAGTTGGCAAGTAGATCATTGTTAAAAGAAAGTTGAAAATCATACTTATCCCTTAGATCAATCAATACTTCGCTCAAAGCCTTTTTTTGTGCAAGAACTTTAATTTTTTGAGCAGAAATATTTGAAAAAACCAATCCTAACAGTAGTAAGATGATGAGTCGTTTCACTTATTGGGCATTAGGGGTTATGATGTAATTGTTATTGGGACCTTTTACAAATTTTAATCCGAGTGGCATGCAAACAGTATGCAATGTCATCTCTACAGATTTCTCTTTATGAAACTTCCCAGTATAAATTAAATCAAATTTACCCTTTTCTACAATATTAATATTGTATTGTAGTTCAATTTCCTCAAAAACAAGTGGTAAAGGTGTTTTAGTAAACAGAAATAAATTATTACGCCAAGATATTTTGTCCTCAGTATTTTCACATTTCTTGAGCTCTATTTTTCCATTCTTGGTAACAAAAGCATGATCGTTAGGCAGTAAAAGAATTTTGTCTGAAGTTAGGGTCGAAACAACCTTCACTTTACCGGTGTAACAGGTTACCTTGTACTGATTTCCTCTTGCATAAATATTAAAACTAGTCCCTAAAACACAGGTCTTGCCGTAGTTCGAGCTTATTTCGAATTTGCTCCCTTTTGTAATTTTAAAGAATGCTTCTCCTTCAAATTTCACTTTTCTCGAAAATTTCCACCAGTATGGTTTATAAGATATGCTTGAGTTTGCGTTTAAATCAACTATTGATTGATCAGGTAAGTTGATGCTTACATGTTCCCCTTTTGGACAATGAATAGTTTTTGTGTAAAGATTTATAAAACCAGTGAATCCCAACAGAATTAGAATGCAGGCAGCTGCTGCATATTTTACCCATTGCAATCTCACCACTTTAGTAGGAGCAGTTGGAGCAGAGGTTTTCTTCGAAAGCTCTTTCCATACATCCTCTTTGGATTTTGAATAAGTGACTTCGATTTTCGGAAGTGAATTTAGAAAATCCATATCCGGGTTGAGGTCGTTATGTTGGTTGTTGTTGTTCATTTATCTTCCTAATGCATTTCTTAAATATGAAAGTGCGTATGACATTCTTTTTTCAACAGCTTTTACGCTGAGTTCTAATCGATCGGCAATTTCCTGGTATTTTAAGCCTTCCATTCTGCTCATTAAAAAAACAGTTCTTTGTTTTTCTGAGAGTTCTTCCAGGGCCGTTTCATATTTTGTTTTTAGTTCTTTGTAAGCTAGTTGATCTTCAGGTGTGTGATTGTCAACAGCAGGTTCTAATTTCACTAAGTATTTTTGGGCTACTTTTTCTCTTCTGTATTTGCTGATAAAAAGATCGCCTGCAATTTTGTAGAGTAATGATCGTAAAGGTTTCTCGTCGAAATCTAAATTTTTCTCCCACAATTTCATGAAACTATCTTGTGCAATATCAGTGGCCAGTTCTTCATCACGGGAACGATAGTAAATATAGTTCCTGATTGAATCGAAATGGTTGTCAAACAATAGTTTAAATTCTTCCTGTGTCAAGGCTAGGGGATTGGTTTAGAGTAAAAATAAACTTTTTCGGTGAATTTGGTGCAGAGGATTCAAGCAATACTCTGCACCAGTTTCAATTTTTGTTGATTCAAATCTACTATTTGTCCCTAAGTCTTAGGTGTATTCCAATTTCTATTTCTTCTGTTACCGTTTCGCCGGCATCATTAACGTATGTGTAAGTTGCAATGTTATCACATTCTCCGTCACCATAATCAAGTCTTGCAAATTCAATTTGGTTTTGAGTAAAGATGACCAATCCACTTACAATTACTCTGCAAGTACCAATTCTCACCAATGGATTCTCTGCATCAATTGTTTTCGAATATTCATTTTGCTCTGAATCTACGCAAGTAACAGAACCTCTAATTTCGATCATATCATCGCTAACATCCCACTTTGTATCCAATCCTGATACCCATTCTTTGGTTCTATCTTCCGAACGGAAAAGAGTAGTTTCATCAGGAAAGGTGAAGGTTAATTCACTTGTGCTTGCAAACATTTTTGATACCCCTTTTTCACCGGTATATTCAATACGTTTCCATCCATCAATAGCAATACCATCAATTACTAAGTCGAGAGTAATTTCACGAACGGCACCATCTGCACAGGGAGCTGCAGTTAGCTCAATAATAATAGTACCACTAATAACACGACCGTTGTTAAGAACAGTAGAATCGCCATAATTAATAGTAATTGTCATTGGGAAACGACTTACTTCACCAAATTCGATGGATACATCAGGCAATTGGTCGGTTTTGTATCGCTTCCAAAGGTTCAGGAATTGACAGTAACGCT contains:
- a CDS encoding FecR family protein codes for the protein MNNNNQHNDLNPDMDFLNSLPKIEVTYSKSKEDVWKELSKKTSAPTAPTKVVRLQWVKYAAAACILILLGFTGFINLYTKTIHCPKGEHVSINLPDQSIVDLNANSSISYKPYWWKFSRKVKFEGEAFFKITKGSKFEISSNYGKTCVLGTSFNIYARGNQYKVTCYTGKVKVVSTLTSDKILLLPNDHAFVTKNGKIELKKCENTEDKISWRNNLFLFTKTPLPLVFEEIELQYNINIVEKGKFDLIYTGKFHKEKSVEMTLHTVCMPLGLKFVKGPNNNYIITPNAQ
- a CDS encoding RNA polymerase sigma factor; amino-acid sequence: MTQEEFKLLFDNHFDSIRNYIYYRSRDEELATDIAQDSFMKLWEKNLDFDEKPLRSLLYKIAGDLFISKYRREKVAQKYLVKLEPAVDNHTPEDQLAYKELKTKYETALEELSEKQRTVFLMSRMEGLKYQEIADRLELSVKAVEKRMSYALSYLRNALGR